Genomic DNA from Leptospira broomii serovar Hurstbridge str. 5399:
GACCGAAAGTCCCAAATTCTCGGATCAGGAAAATTCTATTCGAAATATTTTTTCCGAATACAAATCTTACAAGCGCGAGCGCTCATTATTGGACTATGACGATTTACTGTTATTTTCTCGCGAATTGCTGACGGACCATGATGGAATTAGGAAGAAGCTATCCGAACAATACAAATATATAATGGTGGACGAATTTCAAGATACGAATAAGTTGCAGGCCCATATAGCCTGTCTGCTTGCTTCGGAACACGAAAATATTTTCGTGGTTGGCGACGACGCTCAGAGCATTTACTCGTTTAGGGGAGCAAATGTTAAAGGAATCTTCGATTTTCCGAAAATTTTTCCGAACACGAAAACGATTTTCCTGGAAAGAAATTACCGAAGCACTCCTTCGATTCTAAATCTTGCAAACGGAGTCCTACTTAATTTCTCCGAAAAATATGAGAAATATCTGTACACCAAAAACGAGGATTTTCGCAAGCCTACATTACACGGATTTCCGGACGAGTTGGACGAGGCCGAAGGGATTGCCGATAGGATTTTGGAAAGAAGAGAGGAAGGAATCGCACTCAGCAATATGGCGGTATTATTTCGATCCGGCTGGAATTCCAACCAACTGGAGCTGGTTTTAAATGCTAGAAATATACCGTATCAGAAATTCGGAGGAAAGAAATTTGTAGAAAGCGCTCATGCAAAGGATTTTCTTTCTCTTCTCAGAATTAGAGAAAATCGATTGGATTCCGTTTCTTGGCTTAGAATATTATTACTTCTTCCAGGAATCGGCGCAGCCAAAGCGAAACTCATACTGAACGAACTGAGTAAATCCGGCGGTGATATGCAAGCAGTCCGTCTATTGCAAAAAGGTGCGGCCACTACCGATTTGCAAATGTTAAGCGATCTGCTCGACCGCTCCGATTTCAATCTAACATTAACTTTGGAGAATTTTTTAGAATTTTATAAACCGCTTCTGGAAAGAAAATATGACGATCCGAAACGTAGAATGGAAGATTTAAATTCCTTTCTTACTCTTTCTCAAAGATACGAAACTCTCCACGAGTTTTTGGTGGAAATGAGTTTGGAAGGACCGAATCGGAGTCTCGATAAATTGGTTCCCGAGGAAGAGGATGAAGATGTCCTTGTTTTATCGACCATCCATTCCTCCAAAGGTTTGGAATTTGATACGGTTTTTCTTTTGAATGTGACGGAGGGATCCTTCCCGTCCGGAAGAGGGGAAAAGAATATCGAGGAGGAGCGAAGATTATTTTACGTAGGGATTACTCGGGCGAGAAAATCTTTGACACTTACCTACCCCCAAACTTCCTCCTCTCGGAGCGGCCACAATTTTAATCGCCTATCTCGTTTCATCGAAGAATTGAAAGAATCCGATAAAATTTTAGATAGAAATTTCTTTCCTAAACTCGATAATGCGACAACGTCGCATGCCGAAATTCATTCCGATAACCCTAAAACGGAAACGGAAGCCCGAAAAAGAATTCGAAATTTCTTCGGATCTTAAAATGATTCGTCCTGAAGATTGGGAATCGCTACTCTCCGAGACCTGGAGCATCATTTCGCAAAAGTCAAGGCGACCGTCCCCACCTTTAAACCGAATAGAACTTAAATTCTACCCTTATAGAAACGGCAGTAGTTCTCTCCAATTTAAGAGCGGAATTCTTACATGCAAATTGCACGACTCGTTTAAAGACACTGATCTAGTCACGGCGGAAAGTTTAGCCAGATTATTAATTTCTCGCTTATTGAAGCAAACTGTCGAAACCAGTTGGAAAACTGTTGTTCAAGAGCATTTAAACGGAATTCCCAAACGTGCAACTCCAGTTAAGAAATATCCTGCTAAGGGAAATCATTACGATCTAGACCTAGTTTTTGCGTATGTTGCGAATAAATTTTTCCCTACTCAAAATCTTGACGACGTTCGGATCGAATGGTCCCCTCGAAGAGGAGAACGACGAATCGGAACGTACGACAAGGAAGCTCTAACGATAAGGATTAGTCCTACTCTTGATCATCCCGATATTCCTGAATTCGTTTTGGAACACGTAGTTCATCACGAAATTCTACATCACCTATTTCCGATCCGACGAAGTAAAAACCGAAATATTATTCACGGATGGGAATTTAAGAGAAAAGAACGGGAATATGATCGTTTTGAAGAGGCTGCATATTGGCTTAAGACGAGTTACCATTCCTTTCTTGCAAAAAAAGGACGCGGCTCGAGTCGTAAGAAAGGCAAGTCGTTGCGAAAGAGATTCTTATTTTCCTTTCGTTAAATAATGAATTTCGGCAAGAACCGGATTTGCATAACTGGAGATTTCCGGACATGCTATATGACGGAGAACGTAAAGGAAATTGAGTCCGATTCTCTTCCCAGATAGTGACCTACAGTTCCCAAAAAGTTACCATGAATTCCGTTAAACGCATTACGATATTTTATGCGTTCGTTCTTACGTTATCTTTTTTACTTTCCTTGACGTTGCCGATCGTTACGATCAACACTTAGACTAGAATGAAAGCGAAGTATTTATCTCTATTAACTCTATTGCTCCTCAATTTTCCGATCGCAAGTCAGTCCTTTAATTCCACCGGAACGGATGCGGGCTTTTTCGATTCCTATCGACTAACAGGTGGAAACCCATTGACCCCGAACTACCAAAACTATTCTCCTAATATCCGCAGCGAAGTTCCCTTAACCGTAAACGGATCGGAAACTTCGATCACGGATCGAAAAAAAGAAAGAGATAGGTTAGAACTTCGAAGAAGTTTCTTAAACTGGCACCAAGGATTAGGATTGCTTACCTGGGGATTTTGGCTCGCTACAAACCTTGCCGGCGAGAGAGCGTTATCGCACCTGCATAGAGAATACCAGCCATTTGCGGATTTCGTTCTTCTATCTAATCCTCAACAAAATTTAGCGGCTTACAACTTGATTCTGAATGCTTCTCCCTGGACAGGAGATCCCGGAGGCAATACGCATAAATCATTGGCTGGGACCACTTTTACATTATATGCACTGACCGCCGGACTAGCTTTTTTAGCGCCTAGCAATACCTTGGTGAGAGAGCCCGGCTTAACTACTATCTTCACGCATAAGGCGATGATTTGGATCCACCTTCCTGCAATGCTAGCACTACCTTTCCTTGGCCAAGAAATACCGAAAGGAGGCCCGGGGGCAGCACATCGAATGGAAGTGGTCGGCTGGACCGGGTTTGCGGCTTTTACTATATCTATTGCAACTTTCTATTTTTAAGGATCAATCCATGAGACGTATTTTCGGCATCGTATCGCTTTTTCTGCTATTAGTTCCTACTTTCCCTTCAAGTTTAAGATCCGCAGATTTAAAAATTTTTCAAAAGACTTTAAAGTTTACGGTTATCCATCCGTTTAAGACGGTCAACGGGGTTTGCGGAGAAGTTAATATTACCCCGACGACCTATTCGACCGGCGCGAATGGCATACAACTTCCTAAGGCTGTAAAAATAGAAGCCCCTCTGAAGGAATTCAGATCCGGTGACGAAAACCGCGATTCGCATATAATTGAGAGCCTTGGATTTCCCGAAAATCAGAGCGTTTCATTTTCGTCCACTTCTATCGATATAACGGACGGAGGCTGGCTTGTGAGCGGAAATCTAACTATAAACGGTGTAACAAAACCTGTAAAGACCAAGGCTAATATCTCTTCCAGCGATGGCCAGATCGAAGTTTCCGGAAAATTTCAGATCAAAATGGGAGAGTATCAGATTACTCCGCCTAGTTTGCTGTTTGCAAAAGCGAAAGAGGAAGTCGAAATCGAATTTTCCTTTCTGCTGAAACCTTAATGCAATTATTATAATTGGTTAAGTAATTTACGAATCCCTGTTTCAAGTTCGTCCACACTCAGGAAAAACATAGGAAAAACTTTCTTGAGTTCGTATATTGTTGGAGCGTCCCAATACCGCTTCGGTTCCGGATTCATCCAAATACTGTCGTGAAAATGATCTTTGATTTTCTTAAAGCTGTCCAACCCTGATTTCGGCTCTTCTGGAAGGCGATGATCGGTCCTAAATCTCGAATGATAAAATCCGTAAGCAGGATCCGTCAATTCGTAAGGAGCCATATATGCGTCCCCTACGACGATTACTTTTGTATCTTCCTTATGCTTCTTAAAGACCGATTTTAACGGAATCGGATGCCTTAAATCACCTTTTAGATAGACGCAATCGTATACGGAATTGTGAAAATAATAGTACCCGAATTCCTTAAAATGGTTCATCTGATGACTTGCCGAAAAGAGTTTACTTACCCTATCGGCATGCGGAGTCATGCTACCGCCGGTATCCATCAGCAGTAATACCTTGATTCCGTTTTTTCTGGTCCGTTCAAAAATCAATTCGGTGTCACCCGCATTTCGGCAAGTAGCATCGACCGTCTTCACGAGATGAAATTCCGGAATCCCTTCCTTTCTCAGATTTCGGAGTCTTTTTAAGGCAACTTTGATTTGGCGTACGTCCAACTGCTCGTCAGTACGGTAATCCTTGTAACGTCTCTCCATGGCCTGAAAGATCGCCGACTTGCCGCCACCCTCCCCGCCGATTCGAATTCCGCCGGGATTGACGCCGCTATGGCCGAACGGAGAAGAACCGCCAGTACCGATCCATTTATTGCCTCCGTGGTGCGCCCCTTTTTGATTTTTCAAGCGATCTAAAAACTCTTCCCAAAGTTTCTCGGGAGGAATTAAACTCGGCGGAAGTTTATTCGGATTATCGAATATTTTCGAAAGCCAATCCAAAATCTCCTGCCGAAGAGATTCTCTTAACACTCCTCGATCACCGAACATTTCTGAAAATATCTGATCGAAAGAATCATAGTGTTTAACGTCCTTGATTAAACAAAGTCTTGATACGCGATAAAACTCTTCCAAAGTCAAATAAGGTTTGCTACCGGTTAATCCTTCCATAGCGCGTAGAAAATCGAGCAATTCGATCGTGGAGAGCGGAAGACCTGCGGCTTTGAGTCTATAAAAAAATGGAAAAAACAAAACGATACCTTATCGGAATAACCGCAAATCTTCCTCGTTCTTTACCAGAGCACCAAGGAAAGGAATATTTCCTTCCTCAGGAAGTTTAGCTCCCATATGGACCAGTATTTGGATCCAATCTAAAAGTTCGCTAGTCCCAGGTTTTTTCTTCATATCATCCATCCTTCGGATAACGTAGAATGCCTCCAGGGCCCTCTTGATAAGCTCCGTATCTACTTTAGGAAAATGGGATTTAACGATTTCACTCATAAAAGCGGGGTCCGGAAAATCGATATAATGAAAAATACATCTCCTTAAAAATGCTGCTGGCAATTCCTTTTCGTTATTGGAAGTGATAATTGTCAAAGGACGAACACCCGCCTTGACTATACGGCCTGTTTCCTGAACGACGAATTCCATCCGGTCCAATTCGAGAAGAAGATCGTTCGGGAATTCGATATCCGCCTTATCGATTTCGTCTATAAGGACGACGACAGGGTCTGTCGATTCAAAAGCTTCGCCTAACGCACCTAGTCGGATATAATTCTCTATATTCCGCACCTTATCCTTGTCTTCGGTAAACCTAGAGTCGTTCAAACGCGAAACTGCATCGTAAAAGTAAAGACCTTCTTTAGCTTGGGACGTGGATTTGATGTGCCAGGTATAAAGTCTGCGTTTCAATTTTGCCGATAGATACTCGGCAAGTAGCGACTTACCGGTTCCAGGCTCTCCCTTTAATAAAAGCGGACGGGAAGTAATTTCCGAGACTCGAACGGCTTCTTCCAATTCCGGAGACAATAAGTAGGTTTCGGAACGGTTTCTTTCTATCGTCATGCAATATTCCTATACCTAAGTTGGACTTTGAACTCCCTACTAAAAGAATTTTTTCCGTTCCCGCAGGTATGCTTTCTACCTAACTTGAAATGCCACGGTGTCGGAGATGTGAGCCCCGTTGATTCTGACGGACAGGATAAAGCTTCCCCGTTTCGGTTTCCAATCATAGATATTCGAAGAGTCGGATTCCAATACCGAACCGTTTAAAATCCATTCCACCCGCTTCGAATTAGTTCTCGCTTCAAACCGAATCCTTTCATTCTCTTCAGGGATTTCGGGATCCAGTGCAAAGAGACTTCCGGTTTCCGGGTAAAGAATTTTAGGCGCTTCCGCATTTCCTAATCCTATCGAACGCTTTATATTCGAGTTACTTGATCGTGCCATATGGACTTCTTGGTTAGAGGAGGGCCGCAT
This window encodes:
- a CDS encoding ATP-dependent helicase; amino-acid sequence: MTVLDDLNEKQKEAVETTEGPVLLIAGAGTGKTNTLVHRLAKLVSNGVSAENILLLTFTKKAAREMLTRAVSISDKRCSKVNGGTFHSFASHILRKYAPVLGISPQFSILDESDCVDVFQLIRAEGNYAAQKLRFPSNETLLSLYSTSINTGRDLPDLLKTESPKFSDQENSIRNIFSEYKSYKRERSLLDYDDLLLFSRELLTDHDGIRKKLSEQYKYIMVDEFQDTNKLQAHIACLLASEHENIFVVGDDAQSIYSFRGANVKGIFDFPKIFPNTKTIFLERNYRSTPSILNLANGVLLNFSEKYEKYLYTKNEDFRKPTLHGFPDELDEAEGIADRILERREEGIALSNMAVLFRSGWNSNQLELVLNARNIPYQKFGGKKFVESAHAKDFLSLLRIRENRLDSVSWLRILLLLPGIGAAKAKLILNELSKSGGDMQAVRLLQKGAATTDLQMLSDLLDRSDFNLTLTLENFLEFYKPLLERKYDDPKRRMEDLNSFLTLSQRYETLHEFLVEMSLEGPNRSLDKLVPEEEDEDVLVLSTIHSSKGLEFDTVFLLNVTEGSFPSGRGEKNIEEERRLFYVGITRARKSLTLTYPQTSSSRSGHNFNRLSRFIEELKESDKILDRNFFPKLDNATTSHAEIHSDNPKTETEARKRIRNFFGS
- a CDS encoding YceI family protein, coding for MRRIFGIVSLFLLLVPTFPSSLRSADLKIFQKTLKFTVIHPFKTVNGVCGEVNITPTTYSTGANGIQLPKAVKIEAPLKEFRSGDENRDSHIIESLGFPENQSVSFSSTSIDITDGGWLVSGNLTINGVTKPVKTKANISSSDGQIEVSGKFQIKMGEYQITPPSLLFAKAKEEVEIEFSFLLKP
- a CDS encoding AAA family ATPase, whose product is MTIERNRSETYLLSPELEEAVRVSEITSRPLLLKGEPGTGKSLLAEYLSAKLKRRLYTWHIKSTSQAKEGLYFYDAVSRLNDSRFTEDKDKVRNIENYIRLGALGEAFESTDPVVVLIDEIDKADIEFPNDLLLELDRMEFVVQETGRIVKAGVRPLTIITSNNEKELPAAFLRRCIFHYIDFPDPAFMSEIVKSHFPKVDTELIKRALEAFYVIRRMDDMKKKPGTSELLDWIQILVHMGAKLPEEGNIPFLGALVKNEEDLRLFR
- a CDS encoding SprT-like domain-containing protein, translating into MIRPEDWESLLSETWSIISQKSRRPSPPLNRIELKFYPYRNGSSSLQFKSGILTCKLHDSFKDTDLVTAESLARLLISRLLKQTVETSWKTVVQEHLNGIPKRATPVKKYPAKGNHYDLDLVFAYVANKFFPTQNLDDVRIEWSPRRGERRIGTYDKEALTIRISPTLDHPDIPEFVLEHVVHHEILHHLFPIRRSKNRNIIHGWEFKRKEREYDRFEEAAYWLKTSYHSFLAKKGRGSSRKKGKSLRKRFLFSFR